A window from Solanum stenotomum isolate F172 chromosome 7, ASM1918654v1, whole genome shotgun sequence encodes these proteins:
- the LOC125869765 gene encoding uncharacterized protein LOC125869765, with the protein MTFQVGDQVLLKVSPMKGAMRFGKKGNLSPRYIGPCKVLEGVRPEACMLALPPNLSGVHPVFDVSMLKKGHGDGDYIIKWDSIVLDKDLRYEEELIVILGQNVRKLRTKEIKSKVY; encoded by the coding sequence atgactTTTCAGGTCGGTGATCAGGTTCTATTGAAGGTATCACCTATGAAAGGAGccatgaggtttggtaagaaaggtaATCTTAGCCCTCGCTACATTGGTCCATGTAAGGTTCTTGAAGGCGTGAGGCCAGAGGCTTGCATGTTAGCACTGCCACCCAACCTATCTGGGGTTCATCCAGTGTTTGATGTGTCTATGCTAAAGAAAGGCCATGGAGATGGAGACTATATCATTaaatgggactcaattgtgttggACAAGGACTTGCGATATGAAGAGGAACTTATTGTGATTCTTGGTCAGAATGTCCGGAAGCTGAGGACAAAGGAGATCAAATCGAAGGTTTATTGA